One part of the Plasmodium yoelii strain 17X genome assembly, chromosome: 13 genome encodes these proteins:
- a CDS encoding U6 snRNA-associated Sm-like protein LSm6, putative: MSSNSPKYFVQSLKGRTVIVRLNNGSDYKGILACLDERMNVTLEQTEEYFDGELIEKYNDAFIRGNNVFYIRAIDDE, translated from the coding sequence atgaGTTCCAATTCTCCGAAATATTTCGTCCAAAGCTTAAAAGGACGAACTGTAATTGTAAGACTAAATAACGGATCAGATTATAAAGGAATATTAGCATGTTTAGATGAACGTATGAATGTTACATTAGAACAAACTGAAGAATATTTTGATGGCGAACTAATCGAAAAATATAACGACGCTTTTATTAGAGGAAATaatgttttttatataagaGCAATTGATGATGAATAA
- a CDS encoding phosphoribosylpyrophosphate synthetase, putative, translating to MNYSAFKGYASNWLSRKSILMKKGNGSKIALIASSGIGMYILSNEENRKELRSRYHNIKKCIDNMLYQYNNKNKIFFENLVLCDNNNNNSNKGFRNPLWRSEEKRPIDKMENAIIFSGSSNPLLSKKITDHLSTTLGKVNLKRFADGEVSMQFLDSIRGKDVYIIQPTCPPVNENLIELLLMISTCRRASAKKITAVIPYYGYARQDRKLSSRVPISAADVARMIEAMGVDRVVAIDLHSGQIQGFFGPRVPVDNLEAQLIGLDYFTKKNLYKPVIVSPDAGGVYRARKFQDGLNYRGMSDCGIAMLIKQRSKPNEIEKMDLVGNVYDSDVIIVDDMIDTSGTLCEAAKQLKKHGARRVFAFATHGLFSGPAIDRIENSPLEEVVVTDTVKSNKNIDNCKKITKLSVSVLVADAIRRIQQKESLNDLFSMKG from the coding sequence ATGAATTATTCAGCGTTTAAAGGATATGCATCTAACTGGTTAAGTAGAAAAAGTATTTTGATGAAAAAAGGAAATGGATCTAAAATCGCATTAATAGCAAGTAGTGGAATTGGAATGTACATTTTatcaaatgaagaaaatagaAAAGAATTAAGATCACGTtatcataatataaaaaaatgtatagatAATATGCTATatcaatataataataagaataaaatattttttgaaaatttagttctttgtgataataataataataattcaaataaagGTTTTCGAAATCCATTATGGAGATCAGAAGAAAAAAGGCCAATTgataaaatggaaaatgcAATTATATTTAGTGGATCATCGAATCCATTattaagtaaaaaaataacagaTCATTTAAGTACTACATTAGGTAAAGTTAATTTAAAACGATTTGCAGATGGAGAAGTATCAATGCAATTTCTAGATAGTATACGAGGAAAagatgtatatattatacaacCTACATGCCCACCAGTGAATGAAAATCTtattgaattattattaatgatTTCTACATGTCGAAGAGCAtcagctaaaaaaataacagcTGTTATACCTTATTATGGTTATGCACGTCAAGATAGAAAATTAAGTTCAAGGGTTCCTATATCTGCTGCCGATGTTGCAAGAATGATAGAAGCTATGGGTGTTGATCGAGTTGTAGCTATTGATTTACATTCAGGTCAAATTCAAGGGTTTTTTGGTCCAAGAGTTCCAGTTGATAATTTAGAAGCACAATTAATAGGTTTAgattattttacaaaaaaaaatttatataaaccTGTTATTGTTTCTCCAGATGCAGGTGGAGTATATAGAGCAAGAAAATTCCAAGATGGTTTAAATTATCGAGGAATGAGTGATTGTGGAATTGCTATGCTTATCAAACAACGTAGTAAGCCAaatgaaattgaaaaaatggATTTGGTAGGAAATGTATATGATTCAGATGTGATTATTGTTGATGATATGATTGACACATCTGGTACATTATGTGAGGCAGcaaaacaattaaaaaaacatggAGCTAGAAGAGTATTTGCATTTGCTACACATGGTCTATTTTCAGGACCAGCTATTGATCGAATCGAAAATTCCCCATTAGAAGAAGTGGTTGTTACAGATACTGTTAAgtctaataaaaatattgataactgtaaaaaaattactaaatTAAGTGTTTCAGTTTTAGTTGCAGATGCTATTAGAAGAATACAACAGAAAGAATCGCTTAACGATTTGTTTAGTATGAAAGGATAA
- a CDS encoding lactate dehydrogenase, putative, with translation MISVKHPKISILGASDIGCTLAHMICEKNLGDVVLHDFRKDLSKGRALDILHTRPINRSKINILGTSDITDIKDSLVVVVTIEVSEREFAEFDEEDIEKQVYTSNVKLLKDVSKAIKKHCPHAFVVVTTNPVDCMAKVLQDYANIPSHKICGMAGVLHSARLRHNLAEKLRVNPGDVQGFVIGAHGDKMVPLPRYCCVNGIPLCDFTKKGAITEKEISKIVEKTKNTSLELLDLIPEGSVCFAPSLAIVEIIEAYLKDLKRVLVCSIHLNGQYGHKGVFAGVPVVIGGKGIEKIIELDLNTQEKELFDDSLKHISYLFDNYKHESVVEEEPKPN, from the exons ATGATTTCTGTTAAACATCCTAAAATTAGCATCTTAGGTGCTAGCGACATCGGATGCACTTTGGCCCATATGATATGCGAAAAAAATTTGGGGGATGTAGTTTTACACGATTTTAGAAAAg ATTTATCAAAAGGACGAGCCCTAGATATTTTACACACAAGACCTATAAACagatcaaaaataaatatattaggaACAAGTGATATTACAGATATTAAAGATTCATTAGTTGTAGTAGTGACAATAGAAGTATCTGAACGAGAGTTCGCAGAATTTGACGAAGAAGATATAGAAAAACAAGTATATACTTCAAatgtaaaattattaaaagatgTTTCAAAAGCAATTAAAAAACATTGCCCTCATGCATTTGTAGTAGTTACTACTAACCCAGTTGATTGCATGGCTAAAGTTTTACAAGATTATGCAAACATACCCTCTCATAAAATATGTGGTATGGCTGGGGTATTACACAGTGCGCGTCTAAGACATAATTTGGCAGAAAAATTAAGA gTAAACCCTGGTGATGTTCAAGGATTTGTAATTGGAGCACATGGAGATAAAATGGTTCCATTACCACGATATTGTTGTGTTAATGGAATTCCATTATGtgattttacaaaaaaaggTGCAATTACCGAAAAAGAAATAAGTAAAATTGTTGAGAAGACAAAAAACACAAGTCTAGAATTATTAGATTTAATACCTGAAGGATCAGTATGTTTTGCTCCTTCTTTAGCTATTGTTGAAATTATTGAAGCCTatttaaaagatttaaaaagAGTTCTTGTATGTTCAATTCACCTTAACGGCCAATATGGCCACAAGGGCGTTTTCGCAGGTGTCCCTGTTGTCATTGGAGGAAAGggaattgaaaaaattatagaacTCGATTTAAATACGCAAGAAAAGGAACTTTTTGATGattcattaaaacatattaGCTATTTATTCGACAATTATAAGCATGAATCCGTTGTAGAAGAAGAACCAAAGCCAAATTAA
- a CDS encoding mitochondrial fission 1 protein, putative, whose amino-acid sequence MDSPELLKIELQRLKNDYENELSIDHVMPKTQFDYACLLICSSDLKNIKLAASLLHELLLINYNRIDCLYQLAIAHIKLRDYKKAKNYLNALLKIDARNNNALALKSLLFDMISSDGLIGGLLVALTACGVYLSFKSFKYF is encoded by the exons atggacaGTCCAGAGTTACTTAAAATTGAACTACaaagattaaaaaatgactatGAAAAt GAACTGTCTATAGATCATGTAATGCCCAAAACACAATTTGATTATGCTTGCTTATTAATATGTTCAtcagatttaaaaaatataaaacttgcAGCATCATTACTACATGAATTATtacttataaattataatcgTATTGATTGTTTATATCAATTAGCTATAGCACATATAAAGTTAAGAGATTATAAAAAggcaaaaaattatttaaatgctttattaaaaatagacgcaagaaataataatgcaCTAGCATTAAAAAGCTTATTATTTGATATGATATCATCAGATGGCCTTATAGGAGGGTTGTTAGTTGCTCTTACAGCATGTGGTGTCTATTTATCTTTTAAgtcttttaaatatttttaa